tcataatgttttaatgagacattacagatcttactcgcgctccactctgtatcagcgcgtctacactgcGCATCATCAGCACCGgtgcctcgttactaacacttcacttccgttataataaactacagactttacactgcaagcgcgcaaatacagaatataatgacaataaacttcaaTTAAACTAAAGCTTTTAAGCAGCTTCACCAGTTTCccctgacccgtacacacagtggagcattttggatagaaacatgtttgtgctcgtgcagcactgtttgatctccgcggggtttaatataaaatgctctcctgccttagagactttcttcctcagtcacgtgatgatttctcctgcgtctgatgaggactgacgtcatgttgggaataaaaggtaacgctgacagacagtaaactgaagaaagtcattgtacGTGACTctggtgtctgctaatgctcgcgtgcgtatgacgtcatgcgccgtcgaccaggaagcggcttatacttccagatagtaaaaacccgctagtgttctatttgagatgatattacctttctaaaacccacacactagacggtagagtacacagtgcatagtgtaagtgttcagtacttcatttgggacacaggtttagtatttactctccgaggcgtgttttcagaacagaagtaacgtaatgagtaaatctcccccgagCCGCACGCAGACgtactaatccataatgagattcattcaCAACGATTTTCATCATCGATTATTACTGATTAGCTGTTGCAgctctagagcagtggttcccaaactttttacaGTGGCGTACCCCCCCCCCAAGGAATTTAAAATCCTTTTGCTTGCCCCCTCTCTCAAACCGTGTTGTCTGACGATGATAtcatctgtattgtttttttttgcggcCTTTTCCCCAAGCATTACACCAGCTATACCAGCCGCAGCAGGAAGAATGAAGTCCTCCACAATAGTATGGGGTTTGCCCGTCTTAGCCACTCTGCAACTCCCCATGTAGGATGCTTCCAGACTCTTCCTATTTAGGTTTTCCTATGCTGTTATACGGGTCTTACTACTTCTCCCGAGATGTCttaaatgtctttcaaaaaACTCTCGAGGTTTATTTAGCAGAAAGTAAGCAGCATGCGTTGTTTCTAAATATCTGCGCAGAAATGCTGGTTCCATGCAGTTATGAAAGAGTACgtttgcacatatacacactgtggctgggggttttcttcactgcCAGCGTATGTAAAGCCCAAAGAAATAAATTTCTCATCATATTTGCACCTCTTTGATGGTTTTTCTGCGAATTGCTGGTGAAGAAGAGGTGGCGTTTCAACTTCAGATACATCGCTGTCTGTATCAGTGTGAACTGGGCTAGTAGCACTGGGTCCACTTACGCTTGCTAGAGGGACCTGGGCCACTGCTGAGGACTGCTGTCAGAGGACTGTGGATCAGCGGCGCTTGCTGTGGTTGCGGGCCGAAATCTTTGTAGCCACTTCTCCATTTTAACGTTACGAGCTATTACTTAACTTCATCATATAGCCATGTGCTGGCGATAAAGGACATGCGGTAAGATGCGCACTGACGCATGACTGTGAGTTGATGCAGTTTTGACCGTGAAAGACAGGATCATTTGATTGGATGTCATGTATTTGATCTTTAGAACATTGCAATTTTGCTGTTTATACACTGGAGGGGGCACAAGTTTATTTTTGGGCGTGACAAAAACatgaattagaattttaatgtTACATAGTGATGCAGAattaaatgaacagtaaatctcTGCATTTTGCTCCTGTACCCCCTCTGTCACCTCGCGTACcccagtttgggaaccactgctctagaggaaacccaccaacatccctgagttgaagctgttctgtactgaggaacgggctaaaactcctccaagtcgatgtgcaggactgatcaacagttaccccaaacgtttagttgcagttattgctgcacaagggggtcacaccacatactgaaaacaaaggttcacatacttttactcctcacagagatgtaatattggatcattttcctcaataaataaatgtccaggtataatatttttgtctcacttgTTTCATTGAGTTGTCtgtatctacttttaggacttctgataATGTtgtaagtcatatttatgcagaaatacacatttctaaagggtttacaaactttgaagcaccactgtaaataacATCTATACTTACGTTTCTGTAGGTCACCAATCGCTCAATCACTGGATGGTTATGTGCTTGAATTCTCTTGGCTTTTAAAACCAGGTAAAAACTAATGTTTGTGCAatagctggggaaaaaaatagcaaaatgtgtttttgtgaaaatcttttaagtaaattattaaaatatattttttaaaaatattgaatatttactTAAGATAAAGTTGCTGCTTGGTCATGAGGTAATTTGCCccctaggaaaaaaaaataaaaatgatcacaGGAAATACGAACTGTATGTATACATTCACctaggttttatttatttataataaaaagtaCACTCCATGAAGTGCCACGGGTGCTGATATGCAAAAACTACCTCAACTGTCTAtctataatactaataataacgaTTACATTTGTTTCTCGACATTTAATTTAACTATGGAAAGGCCGACGCTGTCGAGTGGAACCCGATCTGAAAAAACCTTTATATGATCACAGCCACCGGTGGGGAATTCAATCCCGGTGATTATCTCATCGATTTCTGCTTGAGACACCAATCCTCACCTTTCCTGGTGGAATCTGTCCATCTTTTACCATCTGCACCATGGGCTCTATCTCGTGTTGCAGTTCTGTCAGCTAAATGCAACAAAACGGAATAAATAAGAAGCCAACAGCCTTTAATAAGCTATGCCGTGCTTTCCATGCAATAAAACTACAGTAAAGGATCTTTtgaattaatataaactacTCTAAAACTGTACCTTAGCCTTGAAATCCTGAATGAGCTCCAGGAGCTCTGGACTCTCCTTCTTCAGCAGTTTGAGCTTCTCTTTCTTTGACATTGTGTTTAGGTCTTTAACAATCATCTGCTCCTTCTCTGTAGTCTTTTCAGCTTCCACTTCTACTGCAAACTCCTGAAAGACAAGAGATAATACATCGCATTTATTTACacggattttattttatataagaaCACTGCTCTGACAGGAGGCTCGGCTGTAatccaaatcacaggtttatttaatgcgctcattctaatgctattgtttctatactaacagctcattcacatggacttgAATGACGGATGCTCAATGTAATCGACAGTACTATTAAAGCTAATAAAACGTGGAtttaaaaacatgacaaataaaaatgtctaattGTTAATATGGGGAcattttctgttaggagacacTTAGGGTGTTGTTCGCACCTAGTTCGTTTGAGCCCTCCATACACTCTCGGAGCGgttcagtgtgtatatgtgaataaaatcaagtgatctcagaccccCTCCTAAAAGGACCCAAAAGCGAACCGTACTCAGACCACCTCCGGAGGTACGGTTTGTTTGTGGGGCCGTTTGTGGTTCGATTTCTTAGTGATATGTGAAAGCAACGAGGTCCCGGTCCACCCTGCGTTTCGTTTCGACATGTGTACCTGGAGGATTGCCGTACCTGAAGCCATGTTCCGTCACCGCTGTAAACAACGCAAAACTTTTCACCATGTCAGGGTCGTGTGGTCTCAGGAGGACAGCTGTGTACTTCTTGAAATTTGCAAAGAGGACTGCATTAAACACCAACCATCCTCAACACATCCTCAAAAAATGAAGGATAGAGTCTATAACAGAACAGCACTACAATGCCgggtaaaagaaaataaaaataaaaaaaaaactacgacAGAATGCGACAATACGAGCGCCTGTGACAAAATGTGGTGAGTCCACTGAAATGAAGGACTCCTGTCCCTTCTACGATGACCTGGATGAAATTTTGGGTGCAAGCTGGGGTCTGAGTTTTTATGAAGTTGTGGTGTGAACTAGAAAGAGTCTGAGATCACTTCATTGCTGAAGAGGACCAAAAAAAGAACCGGGTTCtcttttgaaaatatatatatatatatatatatatatatatatatatatatatatatatatatatatatatatatatatatatatatatatatatatatatatatatatgtatacagtgAACACCAAAAGGACTGAGGTCACTTTCGGCTGGTTCCCTTTAAGTGAACTGGATTtggttcttttaaaatgaactatatgtgaaaacacacacacactctggcgTCAGGGCTTTGTAAATGTAAGTATGCTTTCTGCCACaataaagtcttcaggactggaTTCTTGTTAACATACAGAATATAGACCAAAAATGACATCTTACCAAGAGGAAATCTTGAATATAACCAAATTTAGCTAATTTCACATTAAGAgattaaaccaaatattataATAGTAAACTGACAGGCAGATAATTTCGAGCATTTATTTCAAGAAAGATATGTAGACTATACAGAGGATAGTGTGAACAGTGGACGATCCCTCCCACCACTCCCACAATCTATTTACCCCTCCGCCGTGTGACAGAAGGGTCTGCCAGACTGGGTAACAGCTTCTACCCCTAGGCTGTCAGTCTCCTGAATACTGTGCTGCTCCTTCCTACACACATCACCCTGGGATCCAAGATACTCCCTTCCACCCTACTGTACAGACCCTGGTGTTTCATTGAAACTAGAATACTAGTTATCTTTACATTCTTCATAGCActaagagaaagaatgaaaagaataGGTTGTATGTAAAACATtctatttacttttatttcaaGATTTTTGGGGAAGAAAACTTACCCAAAAAAACGCCCCCCGCACCCCCAGTCCCCTCCTCAACCAGCCCATCAACAAATTGTCAACAGTTCATAGTAGATCATCTACTGACTATCCACTTGTCCCTAGTCCCATCAGAATTTCAACTCCAATCCACGTGAACTATATTTATACCTTTTTCCTCACATTTTGGTCCCAATTTGTCATTAACCAATTCCTTCCAGACAGCGAACTTTTCCCCATCACATAACAGCTACAAACTAGGGAGGTTGAAGGCTGGCGTgcgcttcctctgagacacatgaagcaaACGCATCTTTcttaactgctgctcatgccaCGCCATGGGCAGCTGTAAACGCTCTTCTATGTACATGAGCTCACATATGTACACGACTGGTTAGTGTAGCATTGACTGACAGGCATGTACATCATGACGAACAAACCTTCATCGGAaccagacttaaaaaaaaaaaaaaagtccatgaGACAGATCATGAAAATGATAAGGATGCTACATACGACATTACAAAGATCCAATCAACGCTGCAAATGAAATGCACCTGGAGCAGGTTTAGATCGTAGTCTTCCTCACTCAGGTTGGCCGCTAATCGTTTTTGAATGTTcttggcttcttcttcttcctccttatCCTCTGCTTCTACCTCCTCCAACGGCTTTCCTTCTACAAACAAACCAATAACCAGTGTTTTTAAATCCTGCTTCAGAAACCTCTAACACCAGAACCTGTGTGTAGTCTTTCTAGGTACTGTGTGCAGCATGTACAGTCAAACACATACTTTTAGTGGTGTAATCAGTGTCATAGTACATTCTCTTCTTGCTCCCCCAGGCCATGTCATTTGGCAGATCTATTAaagtgaaacagaaaaaaagtattagTAAGCTGTGTGAAAATAATACACAGgtataatgaatttaaaaacgAGTGAATGTTACAAATCATCCAACAATCATTCATGACTTACCATCATCCCTTTTTCCTTCCAGATCACTCTCCATATCGGTCTCTTCTTGTTCTTCATTGTTGCtattctcctcttcctcttcatcatccGAGTCCTCGAGTGTCAGGGGCATCACCTCTTCCTGAACACACCACGAATGATCACAGGACACATCTTAAAATCTGACTCAATATGTTTACTGTGTATTGAACGATTATTAATAATCCATCAATTACCTCATCAGCCTCATCCTCTTGTTCACTGTCCAGCTGCACACCTTGAGCCAAAAGattctacaaatatatatatatatatatatatatatatttttaaaatgtcagtaACGGTCACATTTCAGACAATGAAAGAGCAACACATCTGTGTGAAGAGCGACTCACTGAGATTTTTGTACTGTGGAAACGTTCTATTTTATCCTGCACACTCTTGGATGATctctgatgacagaaacacaaCGTAGTGTTAAGACAAGTTGAATCCTGATGTTCCACATTACGCACAGAGCAACACAGCTGTCCACAAAATCCTCAAGACGACCTGCGAGACCTTTACCTTGTCTGGGATTTCCTCGTTTTTATAGCAGGCAGAATCGTCACTGTCGTACTCCTCTACCTTATTTGCTTTGGGCCTTCGCACGActctgcaggaaaaaaaaaaaacaaaaaacacaatgaagcaaGGTTAAAGAATCTGGAACAGGTCCACATCCAAAATCATGGGAGCCTGCCATCTCAAAGTACCATACTAATTAAATATAGTACCATAGTATCTTCAGTTATACTGTATGCTATGATACTAAAACCAAAATAGCACACCACCTCACTGAAGAGTATATGGTGGCATTTCACATATGCAGTGTTTAATCTGGCTTTAATCAAACCCtggtgcattttcttttttggtgCGTTTCATTGAGGAAGACAGCAGTAACAGCTGGGGACCAAAACAACTGGACAACACACAACATGTTTGAAagtagttatttatataattatctaaATTATATAAACTTGGGAaaggtttgtttactttttttcccattctCTGTACTTCTGAAAAATGAAGTTTAGTATTAGTATGTTTTCAGCCCTACATGCCCCTTAATCAACTTTTGTCCACTTTATGGCTCAATTAATTACGTGCAGTGTGGAACCAGTGGTCTaactcaggggttcccaaacctttccagggcaaggccccgcAAATGGCATtgacatttgaccgaggccccccttttgcaagttGTCTTTAAGACacgttaaaaatacagacttgtgaatatatccccttttttattaataattacatctttacatcacattaggaattgattgattgtgtgtgtgtgtcagagtgagaaagagaaaacatactagtgggagggatgggcacacccccaggcagcccccactttgaaaaccactgcagtaCAGTACTGCCTAGGGCCCCTTggtactgtacagtacagtgctACCTAGGGCCCCTTGGTGCAGTACAGTACTCCCTAGGGCCCCTTggtacagtaaagtacagtactACCTAGGGCCCCTTGgtgcagtacagtacagtactacctAGGGCCCCTTggtacagtaaagtacagtactACCTAGGGCCCCTTGGTGCAGTAATGTACAGTACTACCTAGGGCCCCTTGgtgcagtacagtacagtactacctAGGGCCCCttggtacagtacagtactacttaGGGCCCCTTGGtgctgtacagtacagtactacctAGGGCCCCTT
This window of the Ictalurus furcatus strain D&B chromosome 21, Billie_1.0, whole genome shotgun sequence genome carries:
- the utp3 gene encoding something about silencing protein 10, with product MVRSKRVVRRPKANKVEEYDSDDSACYKNEEIPDKRSSKSVQDKIERFHSTKISNLLAQGVQLDSEQEDEADEEEVMPLTLEDSDDEEEEENSNNEEQEETDMESDLEGKRDDDLPNDMAWGSKKRMYYDTDYTTKKGKPLEEVEAEDKEEEEEAKNIQKRLAANLSEEDYDLNLLQEFAVEVEAEKTTEKEQMIVKDLNTMSKKEKLKLLKKESPELLELIQDFKAKLTELQHEIEPMVQMVKDGQIPPGKGANYLMTKQQLYLNYCTNISFYLVLKAKRIQAHNHPVIERLVTYRNLINELGAVDAKLSPQLRQLLSERQEERAAKKPQSSKKDKREISKVADKQEAEESDLDEEAALLFYKGIEERLKRKRKNKRLPEDGSMIEQDEVEEEAEMDGEAKRGITYQMAKNKGLTPKRKKIDRNPRVKHREKFRRAKIRRKGQVLDVRREETRYTGELSGIRAGIKKSIKLK